The Thamnophis elegans isolate rThaEle1 chromosome Z, rThaEle1.pri, whole genome shotgun sequence genome contains a region encoding:
- the LOC116520721 gene encoding LOW QUALITY PROTEIN: serum albumin-like (The sequence of the model RefSeq protein was modified relative to this genomic sequence to represent the inferred CDS: inserted 7 bases in 6 codons) encodes MKWVIFVSLLCFVSFAELKNLPRRYRNTDDHHWTIRLASQISANDFGAIVLVLFAQALPNTTLEELKTLSANVKTIHQKCVDNQYSSPECTKPLGIVFLDLLCHDEEFSKKYGINDCCAKSDPERHECVLSHKXSAIGSVSPFVRPTAEEACQAYHNDRNDVLAHHLYEISRRNARAPVTVLSAATKSFDKILETCCKEVXKDTCIEGKATVVRNKAREIIDEQENTCFNLENYGKETLYELKFIQIAEKFINANLEILTHIAKEVVHIHEATCKGDSLGTLLDRADLSEYVCKHKNDISHNLDHCCEKGLVEDHNALLLWKMTPLSPDLPTPSGETFKETACQYYVEHGSINKESFLLALIRTHPELSQLFDLEILHRYGDTLEKCCKREDKVQCLNDGEEQNRLYVKKISDFVKNNCNNYKEIGEYFFQNEYLIKYSKIIPQXPTSNLIELAKXVAKLGEKCCNLDGDQQVSCALDNTDKVIGSICKCHKGHYLNKQIDDCCHSSFXNRWQCISNLGPDPSYNPPPFQPKALDAPEKLCSSNEATVQESKQGLLSDLXKSKPNISDEELAVGILAFRELQTDCCAAANQKECFDTKGQKLVERIQSGHIIE; translated from the exons ATGAAGTGGGTaatatttgtttctttgctttgctttgtaagCTTTGCTGAACTGAAAAACCTACCTAGACGATATCGGAATACAG ATGATCATCATTGGACCATCAGACTAGCCTCTCAAATATCAGCTAATGATTTTGGTGCCAT TGTTTTAGTCTTATTTGCTCAAGCTTTACCAAATACCACACTTGAGGAGCTGAAAACATTGTCAGCAAATGTTAAAACTATTCACCAGAAATGTGTTGATAATCAATATTCAAGCCCAGAATGTACAAAGCCTTTG GGTATAGTTTTCCTGGACCTGCTTTGCCATGATGAAGAGTTTTCCAAGAAATATGGAATTAATGACTGTTGTGCTAAGTCTGATCCAGAAAGGCATGAATGTGTTTTGTCCCATA ATTCAGCAATCGGAAGTGTTTCTCCCTTTGTTCGTCCTACTGCAGAAGAAGCTTGCCAAGCATATCACAATGACAGAAATGATGTTCTAGCCCA cCATCTTTATGAGATCTCCAGAAGAAATGCAAGAGCACCAGTTACTGTACTCTCTGCAGCAACTAAAAGCTTTGATAAAATATTGGAAACTTGCTGTAAAGAAG GAAAAGATACCTGCATCGAAGGAAAG GCAACAGTGGTCAGAAACAAAGCCAGGGAAATTATTGATGAACAGGAGAACACTTGTTTCAATCTGGAAAATTATGGAAAGGAAACTTTATATGAATT AAAATTTATCCAGATAGCAGAAAAGTTCATAAATGCTAATCTAGAAATTTTAACCCATATTGCTAAAGAAGTTGTACACATCCATGAAGCAACTTGTAAGGGGGATTCATTGGGGACTTTACTTGACAGA GCAGACCTGTCAGAATATGTCTGTAAGCACAAAAATGATATATCTCATAACCTTGATCATTGCTGTGAAAAGGGCCTGGTGGAAGATCACAATGCATTGTTACTATGGAAAATGACCCCACTATCTCCTGATCTTCCCACACCATCTGGAGAAACCTTTAAGGAGACAGCATGTCAATATTATGTTGAACATGGAAGTATAAACAAGGAAAG CTTCCTCTTAGCATTAATAAGAACCCACCCTGAACTTTCTCAGCTGTTTGATCTGGAAATTTTGCATAGATATGGAGACACGTTGGAAAAATGCTGCAAACGAGAAGACAAAGTACAGTGTTTGAATGATGGG GAAGAACAAAACAGATTATACGTTAAGAAGATTAGTGATTTTGTGAAGAATAATTGTAACAATTATAAAGAAATAGGAGAATACTTCTTCCAAAATGA ATATTTGATCAAGTATAGCAAAATTATACCAC CTCCAACTTCAAATCTGATTGAGCTCGCCA AAGTGGCAAAGCTTGGTGAGAAATGCTGTAATTTAGATGGTGATCAACAAGTCTCATGTGCTTTAGACAAT aCGGATAAAGTGATAGGATCTATTTGCAAATGTCACAAAGGACATTACCTAAACAAACAAATTGATGATTGCTGTCATTCCTCCTT CAACCGTTGGCAATGTATCAGTAACTTAGGACCAGATCCATCCTATAATCCTCCTCCATTCCAACCTAAAGCACTGGATGCCCCCGAGAAATTGTGCTCATCTAATGAAGCGACTGTTCAGGAAAGTAAGCAAGG TTTGCTAAGTGACT ATAAATCCAAACCTAATATCTCAGATGAAGAGCTTGCCGTTGGAATCCTAGCTTTCCGTGAACTTCAGACAGATTGCTGTGCAGCTGCAAACCAAAAGGAATGCTTTGACACAAAG